In the Lutra lutra chromosome 12, mLutLut1.2, whole genome shotgun sequence genome, CTGGGAGACAGCCCGGGGAACGCCCCGTTGCACACACAGGCCCACCTTTATTCAGTCTCCCTCGGATGGGCGTCCAGATGGTGGATGATCTCTCCGGACACAGTACTGCAGGGACAGCCTGGTCCATCTGGTGCCAGACTCCATCCTGGGGTATAGAAAGCCACCCCAGGGGACGCCTAGGTGACTGAGTCGGTtgaatatctgccttcagctcgtgtcgtgatcccagggtcctgggatcaagtcccacatcgggcttcttgctccgtggggagcctgcttctccctctacctgccactctccctgcttgtgctcgctcgctctctggttaaataaataaataaagttgtttaaaataaaataaataaaatctattaaaaaaaaaaagaaagaaagccagccaCCGCGGCTCACGGGGAGGCAGGACCGCCGTGCAACACTCGTAATGTGACCTTTAGGTTAAAAAGACCAGTTGTTCGCGAGGCCAAAATCTGATGTAGAGTCTCGGTTCCTGTCCAACGAGAGGGTCATCCTGCCTGATGTCTAATGcacttgtttccttccccagcgAGTGGAGATGCTGCAGAAATTGAGCCAAGTCCAGGTTTCGGAAGCTGAGCTGCGACTGTTTTACACCACATCCAAGCTGGGTACGGGGGACCGCATGTACCACAGCAGAGAGTGAGTGCGCCGGGCCCCCTGCCAGTGCCCTGGGGGAGGGCTTGAGTGGTGGAAGGACAGAGGACAGTCGTGGGCAGCGGCCCTGAGGCTCCCAGGACCGCGGCTGCAGGGTTTCTCCACCCAGCCACGATGGGGTTTCCTGCAGGGCAGAGTCCTGGTCTTAAGCACTGTGCGAATTTATGGCTGCTGTGAGTGCAAACTATGTCCTAGGCTCTCCTCTAGGCCCTGGGGGTAGAGGGATGCACAAGAGTAGAATAATAAGTAAGCTTACAGTCTAatggtggggagatgggcaagaACCAACTGACTCCATCTGTGTCGAGGGCTGGCAGGCACCTGgtagaaaataaagcagggaaagagGGTGAAGGGAGATGGGCCGGCCTCCCCGTTGGGTGACATTTGGGTCAAGTGAGGGAGAATGTaagtgcagggaggagggacggcaagtacaaaggccctggggtgggaaggggtaTGGcctttgaatcctggctttggtGGGCTATATAGCAACACAGCTGTGTCTGGTTGACTGGCCCATTGTAGGGCTTTCGTGCCTGACTTTTGGCTGTCCCGGCAGGAAGTCTGACAAGATCGAAGCCCAGGGGCAGGAGAAAATCAGCAGCCTCAGCGGGGCTAACCGGAAGCGCTATCACCAagagttggaggaggaggaggaagaggaggaggaggaatatgAGTCCTCAGCAGAGTCTGAACCAGATGAGGCCCCTGTCGCTGAGCCGGTGAAGGCTGGAGCCGGGGCACTGCCAGATGCACCAGGGGTTGGCACTGGAAGCCCAGGGCCCAGTAGCCAAGCCTGTCTGGCCGGAACTACCTCGGCACCTCCAGCAGCAGCCTCCACCCTGGCCAGGCCCCCGGCGAAGCCTGCCGTCTTCATCCCTGTGAACCGCACCCCCGAAATGCAGGTTTGCTGCTCTGGTGTTGGTGATGAGCGCTCAGGCTAGCACAGTGGGGGGTCGAGGATGTGGTGGGGACAcccctggggctggagcaggTCGCATTACCTCCTGTGCCCCAGCGGCCTCTCCTGGAGCAGGGACAGCTGCCTACCTGGGGGGTTTGTCGTAGAGACTGACGAGCaggagtgtgtgcatgtgtgcctaCAGCAGGCCCGCACAGGGGCAGGGCTGTGGAGGCGGGTGTCACCTGCTTCTGTTATCACTGGCTCACCGTCACCCTCGGCCTCTGACCGTGGGTCCTGGCCCAGGTGGCCACTCACCAGGACAAGAGCATGGGCTGTGCAGTCCATTGACTTGAAGTGGACATCTGGTTCCACCACTTTCTCGCCCATTCCTGGGCCTccctttcttcatctgcaaaacggggcgggggcagggggagcagggggccTCCACCTCGGTGCCCGAGTGTGTGCCGGCGGCCAGGCCCTGGAAGTGCGATGCTCTGTAGCCTCCGGCTGTCAGCACAGCAGAGGACGTGGTGGGGACCCCACACTGTTGTGAACGGGGACAGGAGCCATGTCGGAAAAGATCAGGGGCCGTGAAGGGGGAGAACAGGAGGGCCCGGGAAGCCGTCTAGGGCAAGTGCTAAGAACCCCCGGGAGCGGAGGAGAGGGGTTGTCCCATACTTAGAACCGCCGAGCTGAGTCCCTGAGGCAGGAGGCCTCCTGGGCCCAAGAGGGACAGTTTCAGACCACAGATTGTATTGTGGAAGCCGGGAGATGTGaccagctccttttttttttttttaatgggaaaaaaagaaagaaaataccagtgCTATGTTCTACATAAGAATAAGTAGTATTTATTGAAACTGGTTTCAGTTACAGGTGCATTTATGTCCTTACATATAGTTAGGGCAAGCTGGctgacttttctttttgagagagagaatgtgtaactggggggtggggcagagggaggggggagggagaatcttttttttttttttaaagattttctttatttatttgacggacagagatcacaagtaggcagagaggcaggcagagagagagggggaagcaggctccctgctgagcagagagcccgatgcggtgctcgatcccagcaccctgagatcataacctgagccgaaggcagaggcttaacccactgagccacccaggcaccccggaagaatcttttttttaaaagattttatttatttagagagagagcaagaactcACGGTGggttggggaggcaggcaggggaggagcagagggaaaatcCAAGCAGaccaagtgcagagccccacgtgcagggctccatcccaggaccctgagatcatgacctgagctgaaaccaagagtcagatacctaaccgacttagccacctaggcgcccctcgaTTTCCTTCCAGGTGAAGTCAGAGCCCCGTGCCATCTGATGGCTGGTGGTCGTGTGGGGTCCTGCTTCAccctcattccaggaccctggctccACCCTCAGGTGTCCCTACTGCCCCGTTCCGGTTTCGTCCCCTCTTAGTCTTTATCCACATACGTGTTCCCAAGCCATTTATTACTTAAATTTACCTGGTTTTATAAACGACGTcatgtcattttttccccctgccttttgcttttttgttagttttatgtTTCTGAGCTTTATTTATGCACCTTGATGCACGAGCCAAAGTTCATCTGCCTGGGAGGGGCATATTCCCCCCTGCTGTGTCGTGTCCCGCTGTGTGAATAGAGCACAGTTCAAGTATTCCTTATACGTGCAACATTTTCTCTTGGGCAGTGTTTGCACGTTGACAGTCACAGCCGTCATGGGTCATGGAGATGACCAGCACTTTTTGCTTTTGAAGCAAATAGAATAGAAGTAGAATGGGATGCTTTTTAATGTGAGCGTGCTTCAGAGAGTGAACGTGAGCAGTGGTTCATAAAACTTTTCCAGTATGGGAAacgttgacccttgaacaacacggcaGTTGGGGCACTGACTCCCTGCACAGTCAGAAACCCACACACAACTTTGACTTCCCCAAAAACTTAACCTCAAAAAGCCTGCCATTGACCAGAAGCCTTCTCGATAACAAGAGAGAGCCGGCTGATACGTGTTTTGTGTGGTATGTGTTACGTAacgtatttttacaataaagcaAGCCAGAGAAAAGATGTGAAgaagtcataaggaagagaaaacacatctcTAGtcctatacctttttttttttttttaagtaatccctgtgcccaatgtgggctcgaacctgtgaccctgagatcgagcGTCAGATGCTCtgctgacggagccagccaggcgctcctaGTCCTGTCCTTCATTTACAGGGAAAACATCTGTGCATAAGGAAGCGGACTCTTTGCATTCAAACGCAGCTTGTGTTGTTTGGGGGTCAACTGTACgtgcgtatatgtgtgtgtgtgcgtgtgtgtcatGAGTTAACACATAAAACCTGTTCTGTGGGTAGGTTGTAGGAAAGAAGGTTTGAAAGTGACTGCTCTGGGGGCGTCCTGGCGGCCCAGTCGGTTAGGCCTCCAACTCTCCATTGCagtcaggtggtgatctcagggttacggatctgggatcaagccctgcactcagcagggagtctgcttgtccctttccctctgtgccccctccctAACCCCGGCGCTCacgcatgcactctctcaaatgaataaaatcataaagcCACTGCTCTGGAGGACATGTCTAGGGGAGGAATTGCCGGGTGGCAGGTCCTTGGATAAGATTAGCACCGGGTTGTTTACTGGAGTGATCAGATGGAAATGTAAACCtacccaccccactcccagcaaCAGCCGAGACTGCTGTGTCTCAGGGGGGCTCCTCTGTACCAGCTAAGCCTTCCCCAAGAACTTCCACTCTGACCTGGAAGGACCCCGCCCACGTCTCTGTCTCCTGGGGGCTGTGGCTCTGTGTCCCGCACCTCGGTGGTCAGGGTTCACCCATTCCCCTGTGGCAGGGCGTCGTCGACTTGCTAGGAAGCTTGCGGCATCCACGTGCCCATGGACACCTTTCCAGAAACCGTGTCAACCTTGATAGTCCTGCCAACCCCCTGTTCCCTGAGCACTGACTTCCTCTCTTCTGCCAGGAAGAACGGCTGAAGCTCCCCATTCTCGCCGAAGAACAAGCGATCATGGAGGCCGTGGCCGAGCACCCCATCGTCATCGTGTGCGGGGAGACTGGCAGCGGGAAGACCACGcaggtgcctcagtttctctacgAAGCAGGCTACAGCAGGTGGGGGTTCTTCAGGTGTCAGTGGAGCTGTGATCCCCAAAAGTTATTCCGAACACAAGCTCCCACGGATCTAGTTCTAGCTCTGCCATTTATGTGCTGTGTGGCATTGGGCAagctccttaacctctctgggcctctgcatCCTCATCTCTGAGATAAGGACAGCCATGGCACCTACTTCACAGGTTATGTAGGTGAACGGAGGGAATTTGCATAAAATGCTTAGATCGGTCCCTGGCAAGTGGGGCAGTGTGTTTGCTGATGTCGCCTCCTATTGGCACTTTTGACCTGTGTGTGCATTATgggtccccaagaccaccccAGCTTCACGGGTTTGCTGGGAAGGCTCATGGGACCCAGCCTGTAGCTGCACACGTGAGTGTTTTACTAGAGCAAAAGAGCACAGAACACagccagcagaggggagaggcacaTGGGGTGAAGTCTGGTGGATCCAGGCCACGGACTTCCAGAGCCCTCTCCCAGTAGACGGAGTGGGGTATTTGTTGTGGTCGCCTCGGCACCCTCTGCCCGGGACGCCCCTGAGTCCCAGGTGCCCAGAAGATAAGCAGGTGGTCCAACAGCAGCCACGTTGTTTGTGCAGACAGCCCAGGTACGCGACCAGGAGCCCTCCTGACATTCTGATCCTGGACGCCAGCCACCTTCAACCCAGTACGCTGGTCTTCCTAAGGAGAGCAGCTTACTACGTTAATTGTTCTCTGCACAGCCCGGAACCCGGCCCCTGTGCCCTTGGCAGGCTCTGTGTCGAAACGAGCACATTCTCTGCTGGCTGAGGGCCAGCTCGCCCCGTGCCCCGTTTTGCAGCAGCTGCGTGGTTTTCACCAGCCGTGAGCGCCGAAGCAGCTGTGTGCTGACCGGCCAGCCGCTCCCTCGTGCTGTTCAGAGGTGCCTTGTCTGTTGCCCGTCCCGCTCCCCCAGCCGAGAGGGCAGCTCCACACGCTGAACCCTGACGTGGAACCATGGGCGGCTTGGGGATGGACAGGCGGGCCTGAGCGCCGCTGACACACCCGCcgtgctctccctcccccagtgaCGACAGCATCATCGGCATCACGGAGCCCCGCCGAGTGGCTGCCGTGGCCATGTCCCAGCGAGTGGCCAAGGAGATGAATCTGTCACAGAGGTGAGGGCTCagcctcctgggggaggggtgagggtgggccCCTGGCCTTGCTGGTGGGCCCTGTCCGTCCCGAGGGTACTGGGTGGGAGTGTTGCTTCTGCATCTGAGCACGGGGGTCTGCTCATGCAGGAAGGCTTCCCGTCCCCTGGACAACAGGACGTCCTGGGGCGGGGGCCGCAGAGCACGGACAGGGCATCCAGGCCCCTGTGCTCCCTTCATGCACAGGGCGCTAAGGACCCTTCTGGGGGTTCAGGAGTACAGAGCAGCAGGGGGCCGGACACAGGTGGGCAGCGATGAGTGCTCGTGCAGGCGAGTTATTTTAGGCGAAGCTCCTGAGCGCAGATCGTCTGCTGCTGGTGAGGCTGTGGGACGTGATTTGGACGACAGAACGAAGCCAGCACAGCGCTTGCTTGGGGCCGGCTCGGGGCCGCGTTTAGAATGCGCCTGCCTGGCCCCAGCCTAGACTGTGGTCTTCGGCTTCGAAAGGGTGGCACGTCCAGTGTGGTCTAAAGCTGAGAAAGCACCGAAGCATGTAGAGTGGCCCTCATCTGGCTTGTTAGTGAACGTGGACAGAGCAGTACCTGTACCCCGGGACCGGCATGCaagccagggtgggggtggggggaggtgcccCAGCACGTTTCCTGTGGATCCTTCCAGACAGTTGTAGGCACGGACAAGGAGCTGTGTGCATCTGTCTGTATTTCTTCCCATCTGACTTTGACAGAAATGGTTCCTACTCCCCATGCCCTTCTGTGTCCTTCCTGTCGCATCAAACGGTATACATTGAAAATGACTGTACATACAGACTTGCcctcttttctcatccttttttgctttttatcgtgaacattttatttttttttaaagattttatttatttgacagacatcacaagtaggcagagaggcaggcagagagagaggggaggaagcaggctccctgtggagcagagagcctgatgcggggctcgatcccaggaccctgagatcatgacctgagtcgaaagcagaggcttaacccactgaaccacaatCGTGGACATTTTAAACATAATGCCCTGATCATGACTAAGCCAGGAGGAACTCTGGAGCATCCTCCTGTCCTCTTCTGAAAGGGTTCCAGAGTTGGTGGTCCCACTCGCACTCCAGCCGAGGTCTGGGTCTGCTTGGCGTATCCTCCAGAGGGCTACGGCGGTCCCCCTTCCCTCCATAGCACGTTGGTGACAGAGCGCGGGCCAGGCCTCTGCTGTCTGGTGTGGTGCAACCACACGGCTGCAGCCGGTCGGGGCCTTGCCTGCCTATCTCTGCAGGGTTGTCTCCTACCAGATCCGATATGAAGGGAATGTCACCGAGGAGACCAGAATCAAGTTCATGACAGATGGCGTGTTGCTCAAGGAAATCCAGAAGGTTAGTTGCTCCTCTTGTCTCACAAAGCAAGGCCAGCGAGCCTGGGCTGGGGAGTTTGCATGTTCCCCCGCCGGAAGTGAGCAGCTGGCATGCTGACCACCGGCAAAGCACTGCGTGGCACAGCacctctgtgtgaccttgggcaagttacttaacctctctgggcctcagcttcttgATCTGAAAGCCTGGACTCATATAATTGTTTTGAAGCAGAGATGATATGACACACAGGAGCCCCTCAGCACAACAGCAGGCAGGTGCTCGTTACGTGTGGACTCACGTTACTGTGATTTGGTTCACAGACGTCGTGCTTCAGCCACGAGTGTGCTCCTTGCTGGCTGCGCGACGTCCACCTGCGTAGGGACCTCTGGGCAGGGCAGAGGTGACACCTGTCTCCACCGGGATGCCAGCTGTGGTCACTGGGAATGTGGCTGTGATGTGGTTGAGTACGGCTCCTTTCTCTGTGGTGTCTGCTGTCCCCCTGCCGCCGCCTCCTCATTCCtgtcccctgcctgccctccctcccctgccagcgCCCGGCTCGGGAAGCGGGGCTGTAATGCGTGGTAGCTGCCCTTCTTCCAGCAGTTTCTCTGCTGGGCCTGGGCCCCAGGCTGTGCGCTTTACAGATAGTGATTGTCACGGAAACCTCCCTGTGACCCTGCGAGGTGGGTTCTATTGCCCCAACTTAGGAACAGAGAACCcggcacagggaggcagagaaactCGCCCGAGGTCACAGGCCAGGTGCTCTGGGGTCCGTGCCAGCAGTAACAAGAGCTCCTGGGGTGGGAGAGTTTTGGGGTGTGCATGACCTTGGAGTGGCTCGGGCCTGGGCTGGCAGCCTCACCacaccgcccctccccctccccaggactTCCTGTTGCCGAGATACAAGGTGGTGCTCATCGACGAGGCCCACGAGAGGAGCGTGTACACGGACATCCTCATCGGCCTCCTGTCCCGCATCGTGGCTCTCCGGGCCAAGGTAGAACCCCCCCGGGCCACGCCCGCCTGCTGTGGTAAAAGGGTCTCCCGAGGGTCCCCGCGCCAGGGCTCTGGCCGTCGTCACCGGGTTTGTTGTCCCCCAGAGGCACGTGCCGCTAAAGCTGCTCATCATGTCGGCCACGCTGCGGGTGGAGGACTTCACGCAGAACCAGCGGCTCTTCCCCCAGCCACCGCCCGTCATCAAGGTAGTGCTGGGGCCAGAGCCTTGGGCAGGTGGGGGCAAGCGGGGCCTGGCAGCGGGGACGGTGGAACACCTGGTCGGAGGAGGCTGAGCATGGGCGGGGGCTTTGGGGGGCCTCTCTGCCGGTGGAGGCCCGACTCCGGGTGGTGAGTGCGTTAGGGAGCTCCAAGGGCGGGTAGGCCGGGGAGGGTGGGAGGCGCCAGGCTGTGGCAGAGGCTCAGTGCACGGCTCCAGGGCGCCCCTGGGGTGCATCGCAGGTGGAGTCCCGGCAGTTCCCGGTGACCGTGCACTTCAACAAGCGGACCCCGCTAGAAGACTACAGCGGCGAGTGCTTCCGGAAGGTCTGCAAGATCCACCGCATGCTGCCTCCAGGTGAGGCCTTGGGGACCAGACAGGCCGGACCCGCCCTCCGAACCCCCAGGGCGCAGATTCGGGGCTCCCGGCTCTTGTGAGTAGAGCTGCCGTGAGCATCCTTGTGCGGGCTTTGGGTGGCGTCCCTCCTCTCTGGTCTTCTGTGCCCATGCCCGGGGGGTTGAATAGTGGGTCGTGCAGCTCTTTCCAGCTCCCCGTCACATGTTCTAGCCTGGGTCTCAGCTGCTGTGACCGGCTCTTCCTCGCGCCCAGCTCTCGGCAGACGGGGAAAATGATGCTTGCTCCGTGAGCGCACGGATAGCGGGGTGTCTCGTTCTTGGCGCAGGTGGCATCCTGGTGTTCCTGACGGGGCAGGCGGAGGTGCACGCGCTGTGCCGCAGGCTGAGGAGAGCTTTCCCACACACCCGACGCAGGCCCCCAGGTAACGCGGCAGCTCTGGGCCCTGGGAGCCGGCGGGGGGTCAGCCTCGGCCTCCCGGCCTCACGGCTTCCCTGTCGGGGGAGCCGGTGCCTTTGTCCGCCCTCCTGTTCCCCGGGCATGGCTAGCGGCGTAGCGGCCTGATTCCGGACGGACGAACAGAGTCCTTGTAGCCTGCATCTGGCCTCAAGATGTCTTTCTCCTCAATCTGCTCCTGCTGCAGAGAAAGAAGATCGAGAAGATTCAGTGGAGGAGCTGCGGAAGTTTAAGAAGTCAAGGACAAGGGCAAAGAGGGCCCTGGTGGCGGTATGTAGAGGCTCGTGCAGTAGGGGCAGCTCTGGGCTCTGAAGCTGCCTTGTTTCTCTGGTGGCCAGCAGCCTCATGTAGCTGTGTGGAggctaatttaattaaaataaagtaaaattaaaattcatttcctcagtcACTTCAGTCCATTTTAGGGGCTCAGTAGCCACCTGGGGCTGCTGGCAACAGTATTGAGCAGCACAGGTCTGGTACATTCCTACAGTGGAAGGAGGTTCTACAGGCCTGTGCTGCTCAGAGGCTGCAGGGTGGGCTGTGATTTGAAATGTTTAAGGTTCCTTGTGCTGTGGGCCAggaggaagcttctggaaggccAGCCCTAAGCACCTGAGCAGGGCCTGTGAGACGCTCTGGGAGGGCATGGGGTCCCTGGTGTTGCCTACAGAACCGGGGAGGGGGGTGCTCTCCCCAGGCATCCCCACGTTGTTGTCATGAATGCATGGGTAACAGCATCCTTGTTTGGAGGTCACTAACCCCTGGTGGGTTTGGGACCCACCAGGCGGTACTCTAAGTGCCTCCTGCATGCTGAGTCCGTCTTCACAGCAGGCCTGTAGCCGTGTGAGATGAGTCCTGTGGTTAGCCCCAGTGATAACAGTGAGGAGGGCTGCTGGAGCTGCCTGAGGCCTCGTGGCTCCTGGGTCGGGGGTTGGGGCCTTGCACTTCGACATGCTTGTCTCATGCCCGTGACCTGCGTCTCCTGCAGTCTATGGTTCTGATGTCTTATTTGCCGTAGGCATTGCCCCAGATCAGTTTGGACAGCTACTCGGTATTGCCAGCAGGCGAAGGCGATGAGGACCGGGAGGCGGAGatggacgaggaggaggaggaggccctgGGCTCCGACCTTGACCTGGACTTGGGGGACGACGGAGAAGATGAAGGTGTGCCCCGGGCAGGGCCCCTATTCATGGTCCTTCGGTCGTTCATTTAGCAGGTGTCTCTTGAGCACTTGCTATGTACCAGGCCCCGTTGTTAGGCCCAGACATCTTTGTCTCGAGCCTCAAGAGAGGCTTTGTGCCTACTGTTTGCTGAGTTCCTTCAACTGCCTGACAAAGCAGAACCTCAAATATTTGTAGTGTTAATTGTAACAGGGGTGCTCGGCTTTGCTGGGTAAATGCAGGCCTCAGGCCTGGCTGGGAGGGCTGCCCAGTTCTGGGGCCTCTTGTTGGCAGAGGAGTCTGGGGCCTCCTGGGGTTGCTCGAGGGCATCTGGTGGCCAGACCTCTGAGGAGATCGTACAGCGAAGCGGCATTCCCCactgggaatggggtgggggtcGTGGAGCCTCTGACTCCCGAGCCAGACCATGCTCACCCACTGTGCTGTCCAGAGTGTAGAGAACAGGTCGGGGGCCGCCGGGCGGATGAGGTGGGTGCCTGCCGTGGGCGTGTCGGGGAGCCAGTGGGCCTCTGCTTTCTGGCAGGTGAGCAGCCGGACGCCTCGCTCCCCCTCCACGTGCTCCCGCTCTACTCTTTGCTGGCCCCAGAGAAGCAGGCGCAGGTAGCAAtagcctggggcctggggtggaTGCTGGGTGGGTGCTTGGCTGGGGCCCCTCAAAAGGCACTGGGAGAAGGGCAGGTCGGGCCCTGGGTTGTCCTCGTCATCAGTGGTTTGATCAACACCCCCAGTTTTAGAAGGGCGTTGGGAACTCTTCGGAGAATGGGAATGCCTCCCTGCGTCTGTGCTGAGGAGCACTGTGACCTGAGGCCAGGAGAGGGCTTGTCACCCTCACCACCTCTGGGGTCCCACCAGCCTGGATGATTTCTCTGTGATCAAGAGAAATTTCCTGGCTTCTTGGCCCTTCCCACACCCCCCACCGCCCATCTGTCACACACATTCTTTCCTGATTCTGGTGGTTTTttgctgcttcccctcccccgtATCCCAGGTCTTCCAGCCTCCCCCAGAGGGGACACGGCTGTGTGTTGTGGCCACCAACGTGGCCGAAACATCCCTCACTATCCCAGGCATCAAGTACGTGGTGGACTGTGGGAAGGTCAAGAAGCGGCACTATGACCGTGTCACCGGCGTGTCCTCCTTCCGAGTCACCTGGGTGTCCCAGGCCTCAGCCGATCAGCGGGCGGGCCGAGCGGGCCGGACAGAGCCGGGCCACTGCTACAGGTGGGCTTCCCTGGGCCTCTCCAGTGATGCAGGGGTCACTGCAGCAGCCACCAGCATGGAGCAAAGAACACGGGTCCCTCCCCAGGCTGCAGCGGGTACTGTCTCACTGGAGACGGTCCTTGGGGGGTTCTGTGGGGCCTCGTTGGTGCTCAGTTGGCTACTGACTCCGTAGATGACTTATTTGTAGCGGCTGTGTTTTCGTGTTCCTTTGCAACAACTTCGTGGTGGTGAAATTAACCTACCATAAATGTCGCCGTTTTGAAGCCTGCCGTTCTGGGGGCTGTCGTGTTGTTGGCGGCATGTGGCGTCTCCACAGCCCATTCCCAGTATTCTCATCACCGCCCTTTCCTGTCCCCACTCTTGGATGTGTGTCTCCATCTCCCTGGGTCTGTCCCAGGGGAGGGGTTGCTGGGTCCCGTGGCCGCTACGCTGCTCCTGCTGGGACCCGCTGCGCTGTGTCCCCCAGCCGCTACACCGTGTGGCCCTCCCACCAGCCGTGCATGGAAGTTTTCCCTGGTTGCCCCATGTTCTCACCAATACCTGTTAGTTTTCCATTGTTTAAAGACTGGAAGTGTGCTACGGTGGCACGTTGTCGGTCCTggtttgcatgtccctgatggcTGGTGACCCTGCATGTCTTTTCCCGTGCATTTTGgccatttatttgtgttctttggagaaatgctttTTCAGATCTCTTGCTTGCTTTTCGGTGGGGTTCCTTGTCCTTTATTGTGGAGCAGAAAGAGTTCTTTTCCTAATCTGGACAGTAAAGCCTCATTAGAGGTGCTGTTGGCAAGTGTGCTCTCGCAGCCTGTTTcctattattaatttttgataGCTTTATTGCTGGTTTTGTTGATAtttcaaattatgaaaagaggaaattgagaaatGGTGCACAAAAACCTAGGGAGAAGTGACAGTGGTTGCTGTTTGCTGGGGACTGGGCTCCAGGCGCCGCTCTCCATCCCTCACGTGGCGGCTGACCCCTCTGAGTCCGCACCACAGGGGAGGGACACAAGGCAGTGAGTGGGGCGTGGGGGCACGTGCCTGTCCTCGTCCGGGGCCCAGTGGAGATCCAGTGGCAGGTGGCTTGGCTGAGTTCCCTTTTGGTTTATTGATACAATAATTCCATTACGTTGGCGCCTCTCCTGGCCCAGGCTCTATTCGTCTGCAGTTTTTGGTGACTTTGAGCAGTTTCCTCCTCCTGAAATCACCCGGAGGCCCGTTGAAGACTTGATCCTTCAGATGAAAGCACTCAAC is a window encoding:
- the DHX37 gene encoding probable ATP-dependent RNA helicase DHX37 isoform X3, encoding MGKLRRRYNVKGRLQATPGPSKGPPEPPPVRLELEDKDALKGVDASNALVLPGKKKKKPKAPPLSKKEKKPLTKKERKMLQKILEQKEKKSQRVEMLQKLSQVQVSEAELRLFYTTSKLGTGDRMYHSREKSDKIEAQGQEKISSLSGANRKRYHQELEEEEEEEEEEYESSAESEPDEAPVAEPVKAGAGALPDAPGVGTGSPGPSSQACLAGTTSAPPAAASTLARPPAKPAVFIPVNRTPEMQEERLKLPILAEEQAIMEAVAEHPIVIVCGETGSGKTTQVPQFLYEAGYSSDDSIIGITEPRRVAAVAMSQRVAKEMNLSQRVVSYQIRYEGNVTEETRIKFMTDGVLLKEIQKDFLLPRYKVVLIDEAHERSVYTDILIGLLSRIVALRAKRHVPLKLLIMSATLRVEDFTQNQRLFPQPPPVIKVESRQFPVTVHFNKRTPLEDYSGECFRKVCKIHRMLPPGGILVFLTGQAEVHALCRRLRRAFPHTRRRPPEKEDREDSVEELRKFKKSRTRAKRALVAALPQISLDSYSVLPAGEGDEDREAEMDEEEEEALGSDLDLDLGDDGEDEGEQPDASLPLHVLPLYSLLAPEKQAQVFQPPPEGTRLCVVATNVAETSLTIPGIKYVVDCGKVKKRHYDRVTGVSSFRVTWVSQASADQRAGRAGRTEPGHCYRLYSSAVFGDFEQFPPPEITRRPVEDLILQMKALNIEKVINFPFPTPPSVEALVAAEELLIALGALQAPQKTESMKQLQRSRLSCPITALGRTMATFPVAPRYAKMLALSRQHGCLPYAITIVAAMTVRELFEELDRPAASDDELAGLKAKRARVAQMKRIWAGQGASLKLGDIMVLLGAVGACEYSGCSPQFCEANGLRYKAMVEIRRLRGQLTTAVNTVCPEAGLFMDPKMQPPSESQVTYLRQIVVAGLGDHLARRVQSEDLLDDTWKNAYKTPLLDDPVFIHPSSVLFRELPEFVVYQEIVETTKMYMKGSRAGGQLHA